The following are from one region of the Girardinichthys multiradiatus isolate DD_20200921_A chromosome 9, DD_fGirMul_XY1, whole genome shotgun sequence genome:
- the pigc gene encoding phosphatidylinositol N-acetylglucosaminyltransferase subunit C, whose translation MGPDGVPSQSVPWRKVLWEGQPFPDNYVDQRFLEELRRNEGIRQYRYWAVVKEAGFVGQQLSCVAVFITLWLYMEQGLLAPETLLWTSLMSALLGYGLYQALTSQTKSCSENRTHLADSQSAALFLSFTFGFSPVLKTLTESVSTDTVYAMSALMLLAHLVSFPYAHPSPPGSLSLNAALFASVCLASRLPGTLHTFAMLTCALLVFALWPCLLQRLRENAPGQFTGVCAGVCVGGVGGLGSQSLGGAVLLSLALVSVTLICPLLLVRLQRHKDNIHGPWDEAEIQEDLSRFLH comes from the exons ATGGGGCCAGATGGGGTCCCGAGTCAGTCTGTGCCCTGGCGGAAGGTGCTGTGGGAAGGGCAGCCGTTTCCTGACAACTACGTGGACCAGAGGTTCCTGGAGGAATTGCGGAGGAATGAGGGCATCCGACAGTACCGCTACTGGGCCGTAGTGAAAGAAGCAGGCTTTGTGGGACAGCAGCTGTCCTGTGTGGCCGTTTTTATCACTCTCTGGCTCTACATGGAGCAG GGTCTCCTTGCCCCGGAGACATTGCTTTGGACCAGCCTCATGAGTGCCCTCCTGGGTTATGGACTGTACCAAGCGTTGACATCTCAGACTAAATCCTGCAGTGAGAACCGCACACATTTGGCGGATTCACAGAGTGCTGCTCTTTTCCTTTCCTTCACCTTCGGCTTCTCACCGGTTCTAAAAACTTTAACAGAGTCTGTAAGCACAGACACCGTGTATGCCATGtcggctctgatgctgctggcCCACCTGGTGTCGTTTCCTTACGCCCACCCCTCACCCCCTGGCAGCCTCTCTTTAAACGCAGCTTTGTTTGCCTCTGTGTGCTTGGCCTCAAGGTTACCTGGTACTCTGCACACCTTTGCCATGCTCACATGCGCACTGCTAGTGTTCGCCCTGTGGCCCTGTCTGCTCCAGAGGTTAAGGGAGAATGCCCCCGGCCAGTTTACTGGGGTGTGTGCGGGAGTGTGTGTCGGAGGGGTAGGAGGTCTGGGATCCCAGTCACTTGGGGGAGCTGTGCTCTTATCCCTGGCCTTAGTGAGTGTTACATTAATCTGTCCCCTGCTGTTGGTCAGGCTGCAAAGGCACAAGGACAACATCCACGGGCCCTGGGATGAGGCTGAGATTCAGGAAGACCTCAGCCGCTTCCTCCACTAA